The following proteins are encoded in a genomic region of Cellulomonas sp. ES6:
- the gltB gene encoding glutamate synthase large subunit: MAASPLRLGASPAVPRPGLYDPAAEHDACGFAFVATLRGTPGRDIVDAGLTALLNLDHRGAVGAEENSGDGAGILTQIPDAFLRDVVDAELPPAGRYAIGMAYLPQDDEERTVAVRAVEAIAAEEKLDVLAWRDVQVTADLVGPTARAAMPVFRQLVVADPSRELAGIDLDRRAFRLRKRAERELGVYFASLSARTLTYKGMLTTGQLEPFFADLSDPRYASELALVHSRFSTNTFPSWPLAQPFRMVAHNGEINTVRGNRNWVAAREGMLRSELLGDLTPLLPVCTPGGSDSGSFDEVLELLHLAGRSLPHAIMMMIPEAWENHAQMDPARRAFYEYHASLMEPWDGPAAMTFTDGTLIGSVQDRNGLRPGRFWVTEDGLVVMASEAGVLDLDPATVVRKGRLEPGRMFLVDTGQGRIVEDEEIKAQLAAQRPYAEWVRENSVYLEQLPEREHIAHSSASVRRRQRTFGYTEEELKILLTPMGATGAEPLGAMGSDTPVAVLSQRPRMLFDYFTQMFAQVTNPPLDAIREELVTSIGGAIGPEPNLLEDTPLHARKLVLPFPVLDNDGLAKIVKIDKDPAMAGIFRATIVRGLYAASGGGEALEQRLEEIFAECDQAIADGVSFLVLSDRDSDADRAPIPSLLLLSAVHHHLLRRHTRTQVSLVVEAGDVREVHHVALLIGYGAAAVNPYLAMESVEDLAANGYLPGVSPEQAVKNLIKALGKGVLKVMSKMGISTIASYRGAQVFEAIGLSHALVDRYFTGTTSRLGGIGLDVIAAEVAARHADAYPANGNRLAHRRLATGGEYQWRRDGEDHLFDPETVFRLQHSTRTRQMDVFRSYTHRVNEQSQRLMTLRGLLELKDGERPPVPVDEVEPVSEIVKRFSTGAMSYGSISMEAHETLAIAMNRLGAKSNTGEGGEDPERLHDPERRSAIKQIASGRFGVTSEYLTFADDIQIKLAQGAKPGEGGQLPGPKVYPWVARTRHSTPGVGLISPPPHHDIYSIEDLAQLIHDAKNANPRARIHTKLVSEFGVGTVAAGVAKAHSDVVLISGHDGGTGASPLTSLKHAGTPWEIGLAETQQTLVLNNLRDRVVVQVDGQLKTGRDVVIGALLGAEEFGFATAPLVVSGCIMMRVCHQDTCPVGVATQNPELRSRFTGKPEFVVTFFEFIAQEVREILAGLGFRSIEEAVGHVELLDTRKAVDHWKAQGLDLAPVLAQPEPVPGSSLHHVHDQDHGLDRALDNQFIAMAGPALEDARPVRIELPVRNVNRTVGTMLGHEVTRRYGGEGLPDDTIEVVLTGSAGQSFGAFLPRGITLRLEGDANDYVGKGLSGGRVVVRPDRNAVLSGEHNVIAGNVIGYGATSGELFLRGVVGERFGVRNSGATLVVEGVGDHGCEYMTGGTVVVLGRTGRNFAAGMSGGTAYVLDLKPERVNVQGVASGELGLAPLDDEDAQVVLALLRRHADETGSRVAAELLADWSGDGGTARARFTRVQPTEYARVRAALAKAEADGLDPSAPGVWEGILEVARG; this comes from the coding sequence ATGGCCGCGTCGCCACTGCGTCTCGGTGCTTCCCCCGCCGTGCCGCGTCCGGGTCTGTACGACCCGGCCGCCGAGCACGACGCGTGCGGGTTCGCGTTCGTCGCGACGCTGCGCGGCACCCCCGGCCGCGACATCGTGGACGCCGGGCTGACCGCGCTGCTCAACCTCGACCACCGCGGTGCGGTGGGCGCGGAGGAGAACAGCGGCGACGGCGCCGGCATCCTCACGCAGATCCCCGACGCGTTCCTGCGCGACGTCGTCGACGCCGAGCTGCCGCCCGCCGGCCGCTACGCGATCGGCATGGCGTACCTGCCGCAGGACGACGAGGAGCGGACCGTCGCGGTGCGCGCCGTCGAGGCGATCGCGGCGGAGGAGAAGCTCGACGTGCTCGCGTGGCGCGACGTGCAGGTGACGGCGGACCTCGTCGGCCCGACCGCCCGTGCCGCCATGCCGGTGTTCCGCCAGCTCGTCGTGGCGGACCCGTCGCGCGAGCTCGCGGGGATCGACCTGGACCGCCGGGCGTTCCGGCTCCGCAAGCGCGCCGAGCGCGAGCTGGGCGTGTACTTCGCGTCGCTGTCCGCCCGCACGCTCACCTACAAGGGCATGCTCACCACCGGGCAGCTCGAGCCGTTCTTCGCCGACCTGTCGGACCCGCGGTACGCCTCCGAGCTCGCGCTGGTCCACTCGCGGTTCTCCACCAACACGTTCCCGTCGTGGCCGCTGGCGCAGCCGTTCCGGATGGTCGCCCACAACGGCGAGATCAACACCGTGCGCGGCAACCGCAACTGGGTGGCCGCCCGCGAGGGGATGCTGCGCTCCGAGCTGCTGGGCGACCTGACGCCGCTGCTGCCCGTGTGCACGCCGGGCGGGTCGGACTCCGGCTCGTTCGACGAGGTGCTCGAGCTGCTGCACCTGGCCGGCCGGTCGCTGCCGCACGCGATCATGATGATGATCCCGGAGGCGTGGGAGAACCACGCCCAGATGGATCCCGCGCGCCGCGCGTTCTACGAGTACCACGCGAGCCTCATGGAGCCGTGGGACGGCCCGGCGGCGATGACGTTCACGGACGGCACGCTGATCGGCTCCGTGCAGGACCGCAACGGCCTGCGCCCGGGGCGGTTCTGGGTCACCGAGGACGGGCTCGTCGTCATGGCGTCGGAGGCCGGCGTCCTGGACCTCGACCCGGCGACGGTCGTGCGCAAGGGCCGGCTGGAGCCGGGGCGCATGTTCCTCGTCGACACCGGCCAGGGCCGGATCGTCGAGGACGAGGAGATCAAGGCCCAGCTCGCCGCCCAGCGCCCGTACGCCGAGTGGGTCCGCGAGAACTCCGTCTACCTGGAGCAGCTGCCGGAGCGGGAGCACATCGCGCACTCGTCGGCCTCCGTCCGCCGGCGCCAGCGCACGTTCGGGTACACGGAGGAGGAGCTGAAGATCCTCCTGACGCCCATGGGCGCCACGGGCGCCGAGCCGCTGGGCGCGATGGGCTCCGACACCCCCGTCGCGGTCCTGTCGCAGCGGCCGCGCATGCTGTTCGACTACTTCACGCAGATGTTCGCGCAGGTGACGAACCCGCCGCTGGACGCGATCCGCGAGGAGCTGGTGACCTCCATCGGCGGGGCGATCGGCCCGGAGCCGAACCTGCTCGAGGACACCCCGCTGCACGCCCGCAAGCTCGTGCTGCCGTTCCCGGTGCTCGACAACGACGGCCTGGCGAAGATCGTCAAGATCGACAAGGACCCGGCGATGGCCGGGATCTTCCGCGCGACGATCGTGCGCGGCCTGTACGCGGCGTCCGGCGGCGGCGAGGCGCTCGAGCAGCGCCTCGAGGAGATCTTCGCGGAGTGCGACCAGGCCATCGCCGACGGCGTGAGCTTCCTGGTGCTGTCCGACCGCGACTCCGACGCCGACCGCGCGCCGATCCCGTCGCTGCTGCTGCTGTCCGCGGTGCACCACCACCTGCTGCGCCGGCACACCCGCACCCAGGTGTCGCTCGTCGTCGAGGCCGGTGACGTCCGCGAGGTGCACCACGTCGCGCTGCTGATCGGCTACGGCGCGGCGGCGGTCAACCCGTACCTGGCCATGGAGTCCGTCGAGGACCTCGCGGCGAACGGCTACCTGCCGGGCGTGAGCCCCGAGCAGGCGGTGAAGAACCTCATCAAGGCGCTCGGCAAGGGCGTCCTGAAGGTCATGTCGAAGATGGGCATCTCGACCATCGCGTCCTACCGCGGGGCGCAGGTGTTCGAGGCGATCGGCCTGTCGCACGCGCTGGTCGACCGGTACTTCACCGGCACCACCAGCCGGCTCGGGGGCATCGGCCTGGACGTCATCGCGGCCGAGGTCGCCGCGCGGCACGCCGACGCGTACCCGGCGAACGGCAACCGGCTGGCCCACCGCCGGCTCGCGACCGGCGGCGAGTACCAGTGGCGCCGCGACGGCGAGGACCACCTGTTCGACCCGGAGACCGTGTTCCGGCTGCAGCACTCCACCCGCACGCGGCAGATGGACGTGTTCCGGTCGTACACCCACCGCGTGAACGAGCAGTCGCAGCGGCTCATGACGCTGCGCGGGCTGCTCGAGCTCAAGGACGGCGAGCGCCCCCCGGTCCCGGTCGACGAGGTCGAGCCGGTCAGCGAGATCGTCAAGCGGTTCAGCACGGGCGCGATGTCCTACGGCTCCATCTCGATGGAGGCCCACGAGACCCTCGCGATCGCGATGAACCGGCTCGGCGCCAAGTCGAACACCGGCGAGGGCGGCGAGGACCCGGAGCGCCTGCACGACCCGGAGCGCCGCTCCGCGATCAAGCAGATCGCGTCGGGCCGGTTCGGCGTGACGTCGGAGTACCTGACGTTCGCGGACGACATCCAGATCAAGCTCGCCCAGGGCGCCAAGCCGGGCGAGGGCGGCCAGCTGCCCGGCCCGAAGGTGTACCCGTGGGTCGCGCGGACCCGGCACTCGACGCCGGGCGTCGGCCTCATCTCGCCGCCGCCGCACCACGACATCTACTCGATCGAGGACCTGGCGCAGCTCATCCACGACGCCAAGAACGCGAACCCGCGGGCGCGGATCCACACCAAGCTCGTCAGCGAGTTCGGCGTCGGCACCGTGGCGGCGGGCGTGGCCAAGGCGCACTCCGACGTCGTGCTCATCTCGGGCCACGACGGCGGCACCGGCGCCTCGCCGCTGACGAGCCTCAAGCACGCCGGCACGCCCTGGGAGATCGGCCTGGCCGAGACCCAGCAGACGCTCGTGCTCAACAACCTGCGCGACCGGGTGGTCGTGCAGGTGGACGGCCAGCTCAAGACGGGCCGGGACGTCGTCATCGGTGCGCTGCTCGGCGCGGAGGAGTTCGGCTTCGCGACCGCGCCGCTCGTGGTCTCGGGCTGCATCATGATGCGCGTCTGCCACCAGGACACCTGCCCGGTGGGCGTCGCGACGCAGAACCCGGAGCTGCGCTCCCGGTTCACCGGCAAGCCGGAGTTCGTCGTCACGTTCTTCGAGTTCATCGCCCAGGAGGTCCGGGAGATCCTGGCCGGGCTCGGGTTCCGCAGCATCGAGGAGGCCGTCGGCCACGTCGAGCTGCTCGACACCCGCAAGGCCGTGGACCACTGGAAGGCGCAGGGCCTGGACCTCGCGCCCGTGCTCGCGCAGCCGGAGCCCGTCCCGGGGTCGTCGCTGCACCACGTGCACGACCAGGACCACGGCCTGGACCGCGCCCTGGACAACCAGTTCATCGCGATGGCGGGGCCGGCCCTGGAGGACGCCCGCCCGGTGCGCATCGAGCTGCCGGTGCGCAACGTCAACCGGACGGTCGGCACGATGCTCGGCCACGAGGTCACGCGGCGCTACGGCGGCGAGGGCCTGCCGGACGACACGATCGAGGTCGTGCTGACGGGCTCGGCGGGGCAGTCGTTCGGGGCGTTCCTGCCGCGCGGCATCACGCTGCGGCTCGAGGGCGACGCGAACGACTACGTCGGCAAGGGCCTGTCGGGCGGCCGGGTCGTCGTGCGGCCCGACCGCAACGCCGTCCTCAGCGGCGAGCACAACGTCATCGCCGGCAACGTCATCGGCTACGGCGCGACCTCGGGCGAGCTGTTCCTCCGCGGCGTGGTCGGCGAGCGGTTCGGCGTGCGGAACTCCGGCGCGACGCTGGTCGTCGAGGGCGTGGGGGACCACGGCTGCGAGTACATGACCGGCGGCACCGTCGTGGTGCTCGGACGGACGGGGCGCAACTTCGCGGCCGGCATGTCCGGCGGCACGGCGTACGTGCTGGACCTCAAGCCGGAGCGCGTCAACGTGCAGGGTGTCGCCTCGGGCGAGCTCGGCCTGGCGCCGCTCGACGACGAGGACGCGCAGGTCGTGCTGGCGCTGCTGCGGCGGCACGCGGACGAGACGGGCTCGCGGGTCGCGGCGGAGCTGCTCGCCGACTGGTCCGGCGACGGCGGCACGGCGCGCGCCCGGTTCACCCGGGTGCAGCCGACCGAGTACGCCCGCGTGCGCGCGGCACTGGCGAAGGCCGAGGCGGACGGGCTGGACCCGAGCGCCCCCGGCGTGTGGGAGGGCATCCTGGAGGTGGCACGTGGCTGA